From Nicotiana tabacum cultivar K326 chromosome 20, ASM71507v2, whole genome shotgun sequence, one genomic window encodes:
- the LOC107779897 gene encoding alpha-galactosidase 3-like isoform X2, with the protein MILPIMVFFKSTMAWLELLRWGGVPGIFLLAILMKQSSRKQCSLVADAPVSTGLASLGYTYVNIDDCWSRLTRDLKGQMIPDLKTFPSGIKALADYVHSKGLKLGVYSDAGAFTCQVRPGSLFHEKNDAELWASWGVDYLKYDNCFNLGLPPQKRHPPMRDALNTTGRTIFYALCEWGVDDPAKWAGKIGNSWRTTDDINDTWASMTTIADINDKWASYAGPGGWNDPDMFEVGNGGMNYHEYKGHFSIWALMKASLIIGCDVRNITAETLEILSNKEVIAVDQDPLGVQGRRVYASGSDGCEQIWAGPLSGNRLAVVLWNRCSKAATITAKWGAIGLESSIGVSVRDLWKHEVVLENTVGSFSARVDAHGCEMYILTPKRATLASI; encoded by the exons ATGATACTTCCAATTATGGTGTTCTTCAAATCGACAATGGCTTGGCTCGAACTCCTCAGATGGG GTGGAGTACCTGGAATTTTTTTGCTTGCAATATTAATGAAACAGTCATCAAGGAAACAG TGCTCTTTGGTAGCTGATGCACCCGTATCAACTGGTTTGGCTAGCCTGGGTTATACTTATGTCAACATCG ATGATTGTTGGTCCAGATTGACTCGAGATTTAAAG GGTCAAATGATTCCTGACCTGAAAACTTTTCCATCTGGAATTAAAGCTCTAGCTGATTATGTGCACTCAAAGGGTCTAAAGCTAGGTGTTTATTCTGATGCTGG GGCTTTTACATGTCAAGTTCGACCTGGCTCACTGTTTCATGAAAAAAATGATGCTGAACTTTGGGCATCTTGG GGTGTTGACTATTTGAAGTACGACAACTGCTTCAATCTAGGCCTCCCACCACAAAAGAG ACACCCGCCCATGCGTGATGCCCTTAATACTACTGGACGGACTATATTTTACGCACTTTGTGAATG GGGTGTCGATGACCCTGCCAAATGGGCTGGAAAAATTGGAAACAGTTGGCGTACAACAGATGACATCAATGATACATGGGCTAG CATGACAACTattgctgatatcaatgacaagTGGGCATCGTATGCTGGACCTGGTGGATGGAACG ATCCTGATATGTTTGAGGTTGGAAATGGGGGCATGAATTACCACGAGTACAAAGGGCACTTTAGCATTTGGGCTTTGATGAAG GCTTCACTTATTATTGGTTGTGATGTCAGAAACATCACCGCTGAAACTTTAGAAATTCTTTCCAATAAAGAGGTTATCGCTGTTGACCAAG ATCCACTTGGTGTTCAGGGTAGGAGAGTTTATGCTTCCGGATCAGATGGTTGCGAGCAG aTTTGGGCAGGTCCCTTGTCTGGAAACCGTTTGGCCGTAGTACTCTGGAATAGATGTTCAAAGGCTGCAACTATTACTGCTAAATGGGGTGCAATTGGATTAGAATCTTCTATCGGCGTCTCTGTTAGAGACTTGTGGAAG CATGAAGTTGTTTTGGAGAACACTGTGGGCTCATTCAGTGCTCGGGTTGATGCTCATGGCtgtgaaatgtacattttaaCTCCAAAGAGGGCGACTCTAGCTTCAATCTGA
- the LOC107779897 gene encoding alpha-galactosidase 3-like isoform X1, translating into MAKSSGILATAATLVSLTVFLMSVTVTAREFPIHPYLKIQDRLSISQLYDTSNYGVLQIDNGLARTPQMGWSTWNFFACNINETVIKETADAPVSTGLASLGYTYVNIDDCWSRLTRDLKGQMIPDLKTFPSGIKALADYVHSKGLKLGVYSDAGAFTCQVRPGSLFHEKNDAELWASWGVDYLKYDNCFNLGLPPQKRHPPMRDALNTTGRTIFYALCEWGVDDPAKWAGKIGNSWRTTDDINDTWASMTTIADINDKWASYAGPGGWNDPDMFEVGNGGMNYHEYKGHFSIWALMKASLIIGCDVRNITAETLEILSNKEVIAVDQDPLGVQGRRVYASGSDGCEQIWAGPLSGNRLAVVLWNRCSKAATITAKWGAIGLESSIGVSVRDLWKHEVVLENTVGSFSARVDAHGCEMYILTPKRATLASI; encoded by the exons ATGGCAAAGTCCTCTGGCATTCTTGCCACTGCGGCTACGCTTGTGTCTTTGACTGTGTTTTTAATGTCAGTGACAGTCACGGCAAGAGAGTTTCCAATTCATCCTTATTTGAAAATTCAAGATAGACTCTCCATATCTCAGCTCTATGATACTTCCAATTATGGTGTTCTTCAAATCGACAATGGCTTGGCTCGAACTCCTCAGATGGG GTGGAGTACCTGGAATTTTTTTGCTTGCAATATTAATGAAACAGTCATCAAGGAAACAG CTGATGCACCCGTATCAACTGGTTTGGCTAGCCTGGGTTATACTTATGTCAACATCG ATGATTGTTGGTCCAGATTGACTCGAGATTTAAAG GGTCAAATGATTCCTGACCTGAAAACTTTTCCATCTGGAATTAAAGCTCTAGCTGATTATGTGCACTCAAAGGGTCTAAAGCTAGGTGTTTATTCTGATGCTGG GGCTTTTACATGTCAAGTTCGACCTGGCTCACTGTTTCATGAAAAAAATGATGCTGAACTTTGGGCATCTTGG GGTGTTGACTATTTGAAGTACGACAACTGCTTCAATCTAGGCCTCCCACCACAAAAGAG ACACCCGCCCATGCGTGATGCCCTTAATACTACTGGACGGACTATATTTTACGCACTTTGTGAATG GGGTGTCGATGACCCTGCCAAATGGGCTGGAAAAATTGGAAACAGTTGGCGTACAACAGATGACATCAATGATACATGGGCTAG CATGACAACTattgctgatatcaatgacaagTGGGCATCGTATGCTGGACCTGGTGGATGGAACG ATCCTGATATGTTTGAGGTTGGAAATGGGGGCATGAATTACCACGAGTACAAAGGGCACTTTAGCATTTGGGCTTTGATGAAG GCTTCACTTATTATTGGTTGTGATGTCAGAAACATCACCGCTGAAACTTTAGAAATTCTTTCCAATAAAGAGGTTATCGCTGTTGACCAAG ATCCACTTGGTGTTCAGGGTAGGAGAGTTTATGCTTCCGGATCAGATGGTTGCGAGCAG aTTTGGGCAGGTCCCTTGTCTGGAAACCGTTTGGCCGTAGTACTCTGGAATAGATGTTCAAAGGCTGCAACTATTACTGCTAAATGGGGTGCAATTGGATTAGAATCTTCTATCGGCGTCTCTGTTAGAGACTTGTGGAAG CATGAAGTTGTTTTGGAGAACACTGTGGGCTCATTCAGTGCTCGGGTTGATGCTCATGGCtgtgaaatgtacattttaaCTCCAAAGAGGGCGACTCTAGCTTCAATCTGA